In one Plasmodium falciparum 3D7 genome assembly, chromosome: 14 genomic region, the following are encoded:
- a CDS encoding tubby domain-containing protein, putative, which produces MIYNDKNEDWKDRENRLVDIIKKEYYYNKNEECDEYNIGGGIIGKDKYGYNDCYKGDNIILIITEYIKKDCILDNYILEYKKLYDNLDYYIHYIEKKSDIDYLIDNYFIKKKRDITSIINDIEKYKKLNGDMNDIEMTTYTISVILKLNKHILSAFPMLKNVIEALKNDNHNENFYYINNRIGIIEKWKNKIFNMSCKKKTYKSIAHSFLQTNNEIMDKQKNNENFDKCDQYMNPCYINKTYKNEHNNYYEYNYVHNKNVNDTYIVDNNNMKNYYDDNIYNNSIYNNNIYNNNNIYNNNNIYNNNNMYEPNHMYQGDFSDDTINVMNSTNKYKNSNKLIQKINAPYENNIVNYEDKNSTFFYEINITTNKNLIRLKSVLLLIEIVMSFYSFFIRWEKQRDKEKKNISDEREERDINYIKDNINLNSDDNIYHMNDINNINKRKDLCTHNDNINKYIKDTEYQHGEKEKSKSTYDEINYQLFYDLISGKVKRKKNIKNEENHEKKKKEVNMQKVKRKKYKERKKKMNNSNDKPDNFFPYIKYECHESENTVSSNNYENIIGTNKGISSDNNNNNNNNNNNMSSNSSTNNKSPNSDLNNISSYSGSNNLSSNSDSNNLLSNSDSNNLSSNSDNNNVSSNSDSNNLLSNSDSNNLLSNSDNNNVSSNSDNNNVSSNSETKIKLSHKDMYNCYNNYSYASSYSNNDNSFIARDINNCNDKGENVNPLHYNDSIDAPNKFLNGKICYGQHNKNIYYISKENNIYIDTEKKNKINKNNNNNNNNNKNNKIIINDKDLNKMMSYIKNILIYVIDECDTYFNIEFLYTLHTFELYYLFHIFKKLLLKKKDIEDDLIIMLTYCAYKIENKEIIEYCFWRLVSIFESECIPNSWILLDDKTNNQLKKRLDELKFNFKDMKKRNKSIKKKAKIKNYSDYRIDIFYETFNIFDTEEIRDVSSQININEGNLYFKNNIIDKDIFINFINKTKREFSYYNDIPKGYIINELQRIRKFNEFYSCCYILKNDKKEKILMGFKKRGQNKVYIYKYDKNIKKKFKNIKTSFNVSGFLGVLVCNFTGMKIKIYDNGISEKYANFFPNFERNNVISIRFESNIISELPRHFICNIYKENKNIKLIYENKCPIWNEEKEIYELPFYGRVKMASAKNLQLILKKCIFNESKKNDFLNKNINDIIEYVSASQIEHKQNFHEKEKDKDNDKDNDKDDDKDNDKDNDKDNDNNDNIYNDIYKDNNTNNYHNNHDNMPIKQKYSEYNHTKCENKNSDSGNKKVKKHNDEYINSFIKKKFSFDLIKNNLKKKKEEIKYEIINNDEDEIFLIFGKNSKDYFTLDFRHPLSTFEAFSVAISSLLKKKAVS; this is translated from the coding sequence atgatttataatgataagaATGAAGATTGGAAAGATAGAGAAAATCGTTTAgttgatataataaagaaagaatattattataataagaatgaagaatgtgatgaatataatataggtGGTGGGATAATAGGAAAAGATAAATATGGTTATAATGATTGTTATAAAggtgataatattatattaataataacagaatatattaagaaaGATTGTATAttagataattatatattggaatataaaaagttatatgataatttagattattatatacattatattgaAAAGAAGTCAGATATTGATTATCTTattgataattattttataaaaaaaaaaagagatatAACTagtataataaatgatatagagaaatataaaaaattaaatggaGATATGAATGATATAGAAATGACAACATATACCATATcagtaatattaaaattgaaTAAACACATATTAAGTGCATTTCCAATgttaaaaaatgttatagaagcattaaaaaatgataatcacaatgaaaatttttattacataaataatagGATAGGTATTATAGAAAAATGGAAGAACAAGATTTTTAATATGTcctgtaaaaaaaaaacatataaatccATAGCTCATTCCTTTTTACAAacaaataatgaaattatgGATaagcaaaaaaataatgaaaactTTGATAAATGCGATCAGTACATGAATCCatgttatattaataaaacatataaaaatgaacataataattattatgaatataattatgtgcATAATAAGAATGTaaatgatacatatatagttgataataataatatgaaaaattattatgatgataacatatataataatagcatatataataataacatatataacaataataacatatataacaataataacatatacaataataataatatgtatgaacCCAATCATATGTATCAAGGTGATTTTTCAGATGATACTATAAATGTCATGAATTCtactaataaatataagaattcCAACAAATTGattcaaaaaattaatgcaccatatgaaaataatattgttaatTATGAAGACAAGAACTCTACATTTTTTTacgaaataaatataacaacaaataaaaatttaataagaCTAAAAAGTGTTCTCCTTCTGATTGAAATAGTCATGTCGTTTTATTCATTCTTTATCAGATGGGAGAAACAAagagataaagaaaaaaaaaatataagtgaTGAAAGAGAAGAAAgagatataaattatataaaagataatattaacCTTAacagtgatgataatatatatcatatgaatgatataaataatattaacaaaagAAAGGATTTATGTAcacataatgataatattaataaatatattaaagataCAGAATATCAGCATggggaaaaagaaaaaagtaaGAGCACATATGATGAAATTAATTATCAACTCTTTTATGATCTAATATCCGGAAAagtaaaaaggaaaaaaaatattaagaacGAGGAAAAtcatgagaaaaaaaaaaaagaagtaaATATGCAAAAAgtgaaaagaaagaaatataaagaaaggaaaaaaaagatgaataatagtaatgataAACCTGAcaatttttttccatatattaaatatgagTGTCATGAAAGTGAAAATACTGTTTCCtcaaataattatgaaaatataataggTACTAATAAAGGAATTTcaagtgataataataataataataataataataataataatatgtcatCAAATAGtagtacaaataataaatcacCAAATAGTGATctcaataatatatcatcatataGTGGTAGCAATAATTTATCATCAAATAGTGATAgcaataatttattatcaaaTAGTGATAGCAATAATTTATCATCAAATagtgataacaataatgtaTCATCAAATAGTGATAgcaataatttattatcaaaTAGTGATAgcaataatttattatcaaatagtgataacaataatgtaTCATCAAATagtgataacaataatgtaTCATCAAATAGtgaaacaaaaattaaattatcacATAAGGATATGTAtaattgttataataattattcatatgcATCATcatatagtaataatgaCAATTCATTTATAGCAAgggatataaataattgtaaTGATAAAGGAGAAAATGTTAATCCTTTACATTATAATGATTCCATAGACGCTCCCAATAAATTCTTGAATGGTAAAATTTGTTATGGACAACacaataagaatatatattatatttcgaaggaaaataatatatatattgatacagaaaaaaaaaataaaataaataaaaataataataacaacaataataataataaaaataataaaattattattaatgataaggatttaaataaaatgatgagctatattaaaaatatcctaatatatgttatagaTGAATGtgatacatattttaatatagaaTTTTTGTACACGTTACATACttttgaattatattatttatttcatatatttaaaaagctgttattaaaaaagaaagatataGAAGatgatttaataataatgttaacTTATTGTGCatataaaattgaaaataaGGAAATCATTGAATATTGTTTTTGGAGACTTGTCAGTATATTTGAAAGTGAATGTATTCCTAACAGTTGGATTTTATTAGatgataaaacaaataatcaactaaaaaaaagattggatgaattaaaatttaattttaaagatatgaaaaaaagaaacaaaagtataaagaaaaaagcaaaaataaaaaattatagtgATTATCgtattgatatattttatgaaactTTTAACATTTTTGATACTGAAGAAATACGAGATGTAAGCagtcaaataaatataaatgaaggtaatttatattttaaaaataatataatagataaagatatctttattaattttattaataaaacaaaaagagaattttcttattataatgatatacctaaaggatatataattaatgagTTACAAAGAATACGAAAATTTAATGAATTTTATTCATGTTgttacatattaaaaaatgataaaaaggaaaagataCTTATGGGTTTTAAAAAGAGAGGACaaaataaagtatatatatataaatacgataaaaatattaaaaaaaaatttaaaaatattaaaacatcTTTTAATGTATCAGGATTTTTAGGAGTATTGGTATGTAATTTTACAGGTatgaaaattaaaatatatgataatggCATTTCAGAAAAATACGCAAACTTTTTTCCAAATTTTGAAAGAAATAATGTTATATCTATTAGATTTGAATCTAATATTATAAGTGAATTACCAAGACATTtcatttgtaatatttataaagaaaataaaaacatcaaacttatttatgaaaataaatgtCCTATATGGAATGAAGAGAAAGAAATTTATGAACTCCCTTTTTATGGACGAGTTAAAATGGCTAGTGCAAAAAATTTACAATTAATTCTAAAgaaatgtatttttaatgaatcaaaaaaaaatgatttcttgaataaaaatataaatgatataattgAATATGTGTCAGCTAGCCAAATTGAACATAAACAGAATTTTCatgaaaaggaaaaggaTAAAGATAACGATAAAGATAACGATAAAGATGACGATAAAGATAACGATAAAGATAACGATAAAGATAacgataataatgataatatttataatgatatatataaggatAACAATactaataattatcataataatcatgatAACATGCCTATTAAACAAAAGTACAGTGAATATAATCATACAAAgtgtgaaaataaaaatagtgaTTCAGGAAATAAAAAGGTTAAGAAACATAATGATGAATACATAAATAgctttattaaaaagaaattttcttttgatttaattaaaaacaatttgaaaaagaaaaaagaagaaattaaatatgaaattataaataatgatgaagatgaaatatttttaatatttgggAAAAATTCTAAAGATTATTTTACTTTAGATTTTCGTCATCCGTTATCAACATTTGAAGCTTTTTCAGTTGCCATTTCATCTTTGCTAAAGAAAAAAGCTGTATCATAA